A DNA window from Streptomyces roseifaciens contains the following coding sequences:
- a CDS encoding 2-oxoacid:ferredoxin oxidoreductase subunit beta: MTEALKLVPKAEAQQSMKDFKSDQEVRWCPGCGDYAILAAVQGFMPQLGLAKENIVFVSGIGCSSRFPYYMNTYGMHSIHGRAPAIATGLATSRRDLSVWVVTGDGDALSIGGNHLIHALRRNVNLKILLFNNRIYGLTKGQYSPTSETGKITKSTPMGSLDAPFNPVSLALGAEASFVARTVDSDRKHLTEVLQQAAEHPGTALVEIYQNCNIFNDGAFEPLKDRDQAKEAVIRLEHGQPIRFGTDNDKGIVRDPATGDLKAVTITPGNEADVLVHDAHSASPTTAFALSRLADPDTLHRTPIGIFRSTRRPVYDTQMADQLEAAVEQYGKGDLTSLLSGNDTWTVVG, from the coding sequence ATGACTGAGGCACTGAAGCTGGTGCCCAAGGCCGAAGCCCAGCAGTCCATGAAGGACTTCAAGTCCGATCAGGAAGTGCGCTGGTGCCCCGGCTGCGGCGACTACGCCATCCTCGCCGCGGTCCAGGGCTTCATGCCCCAACTCGGCCTCGCCAAAGAGAACATCGTCTTCGTCTCCGGCATCGGCTGCTCCTCCCGCTTCCCGTACTACATGAACACCTACGGGATGCACTCCATCCACGGACGCGCCCCCGCCATCGCCACCGGCCTCGCCACCAGCCGCCGCGACCTCTCCGTCTGGGTCGTCACCGGCGACGGCGACGCCCTCTCCATCGGCGGCAACCACCTCATCCACGCCCTCCGCCGCAACGTCAACCTCAAAATCCTGCTGTTCAACAACCGCATCTACGGCCTCACCAAGGGCCAGTACTCCCCCACCTCCGAGACGGGGAAGATCACCAAGTCCACGCCCATGGGCTCCCTGGACGCACCCTTCAACCCGGTCTCCCTCGCCCTCGGCGCCGAAGCATCCTTCGTCGCCCGGACCGTCGACTCCGACCGCAAGCACCTCACCGAAGTCCTGCAACAGGCCGCCGAACACCCCGGCACCGCCCTCGTCGAGATCTACCAGAACTGCAACATCTTCAACGACGGCGCCTTCGAACCGCTGAAGGACCGCGACCAGGCCAAGGAAGCCGTCATCCGCCTGGAACACGGCCAACCCATCCGCTTCGGCACGGACAACGACAAGGGCATCGTCCGCGACCCCGCCACCGGCGACCTGAAGGCCGTCACCATCACCCCCGGCAACGAGGCCGACGTCCTCGTCCACGACGCCCACTCCGCGTCCCCCACCACCGCCTTCGCCCTCTCCCGCCTCGCCGACCCCGACACCCTCCACCGCACCCCCATCGGCATCTTCCGCAGCACCCGCCGCCCCGTCTACGACACCCAGATGGCCGACCAGCTCGAAGCGGCCGTCGAGCAGTACGGCAAGGGCGACCTCACCAGCCTCCTCTCGGGCAACGACACCTGGACTGTCGTCGGTTAG
- a CDS encoding helix-turn-helix domain-containing protein, which translates to MAWRDRHDQGRTADAAGARLARHATASLAGLLAERGMTRKDLADSMGVSPGRVSQILSGDENLTMRSLAAVADALDLRMEISFSDSPSAERQGPAAARALAKTHH; encoded by the coding sequence ATGGCGTGGCGTGACAGGCACGATCAAGGACGGACGGCCGATGCGGCCGGGGCCCGGCTCGCCCGCCACGCGACGGCATCCCTGGCGGGCCTCCTCGCCGAACGGGGCATGACGCGCAAGGACTTGGCGGACAGCATGGGCGTGTCCCCGGGCCGGGTGAGCCAAATCCTCTCCGGCGACGAAAATCTGACGATGCGTTCGCTGGCCGCCGTGGCCGATGCGCTCGACCTGAGGATGGAGATCTCCTTCTCCGATTCGCCTTCGGCCGAGCGCCAGGGGCCCGCGGCAGCACGCGCGTTGGCCAAGACCCACCACTGA
- the rfbB gene encoding dTDP-glucose 4,6-dehydratase, whose amino-acid sequence MKVLVTGGAGFIGSHYVRTMLSGGYRGYEDAHVTVIDKLTYAGNTDNLPMDDPRLTFVRGDVCNQDLLRQLLPGHDAVVHFAAESHVDRSVDGAVAFVHSNVLGTQSVLDACLYTGVDNVVHVSTDEVYGSIATGTWTEESPLLPNSPYSASKAGSDLLARAYHRTHKLNVRITRCSNNYGTHQHVEKLIPQFVTRLLQGQQVPLYGEGTNIREWLHVDDHCRAIQLVLTAGRAGETYNIGGATALTNREMTERLLDLTGHDWSKVQHVPDRKGHDFRYAINDDKIRAELGYAPQWTLDEGLKRVVGWYVDHPEWWKPLLDD is encoded by the coding sequence ATGAAGGTCCTCGTCACCGGCGGCGCCGGCTTCATCGGCTCGCACTACGTCCGCACCATGCTCTCCGGCGGCTACCGCGGCTACGAGGACGCGCACGTCACCGTCATCGACAAGCTCACCTACGCCGGCAACACGGACAACCTGCCGATGGACGACCCGCGGCTGACCTTCGTCCGCGGCGACGTCTGCAACCAGGACCTGCTGCGCCAGCTGCTCCCCGGCCACGACGCCGTCGTCCACTTCGCGGCCGAGTCCCACGTCGACCGCTCCGTCGACGGCGCGGTCGCCTTCGTCCACAGCAACGTCCTGGGCACCCAGAGCGTCCTCGACGCCTGTCTGTACACCGGCGTGGACAACGTGGTGCACGTGTCGACCGACGAGGTCTACGGATCCATCGCCACCGGCACGTGGACCGAGGAGTCGCCCCTGCTGCCCAACTCCCCGTACTCCGCGTCGAAGGCCGGCAGCGACCTCCTCGCCCGCGCCTACCACCGCACCCACAAGCTCAACGTGCGCATCACCCGGTGCTCCAACAACTACGGCACCCACCAGCACGTCGAAAAGCTCATCCCGCAGTTCGTCACCCGCCTCCTGCAGGGACAGCAGGTGCCGCTCTACGGCGAGGGCACCAACATCCGCGAGTGGCTGCACGTCGACGACCACTGCCGGGCCATCCAGCTCGTCCTCACGGCCGGCCGCGCGGGCGAGACGTACAACATCGGCGGCGCCACCGCCCTGACCAACCGCGAGATGACCGAGCGGCTGCTCGACCTGACCGGCCACGACTGGTCGAAGGTGCAGCACGTCCCGGACCGCAAGGGCCACGACTTCCGCTACGCGATCAACGACGACAAGATCCGCGCCGAGCTCGGCTACGCGCCGCAGTGGACGCTCGACGAGGGCCTGAAGCGCGTCGTCGGCTGGTACGTGGACCACCCGGAGTGGTGGAAGCCGCTGCTCGATGACTGA
- a CDS encoding FHA domain-containing protein FhaB/FipA, with product MSELTLTVMRLGFLAVLWLFVIVAVQVIRSDLFGTRVTQRGSRRGGPERQPQRAQAQTAPPQQRQQQAGGRRADRRADRGRRGAPTKLVVSEGSLTGTTVALQGQTISLGRAHDSTIVLDDDYASSRHARIYPDRDGQWIVEDLGSTNGTYLDRTRLTTPTPIPLGAPIRIGKTVIELRK from the coding sequence ATGTCAGAGCTGACCCTCACGGTCATGCGGTTGGGTTTCCTCGCCGTACTGTGGCTGTTCGTGATCGTGGCCGTACAGGTCATCCGCAGTGATCTCTTCGGCACCCGGGTCACCCAGCGTGGCTCCCGCCGGGGCGGTCCCGAGCGGCAGCCGCAGCGCGCGCAGGCCCAGACCGCGCCCCCGCAGCAGCGCCAGCAGCAGGCGGGCGGGCGCCGGGCCGACCGGCGCGCGGACCGGGGCCGCCGCGGCGCCCCCACCAAGCTCGTGGTCTCCGAGGGCTCCCTCACGGGCACCACGGTCGCCCTCCAGGGCCAGACCATCTCGCTGGGACGCGCCCACGACTCCACGATCGTGCTGGACGACGACTACGCCTCCAGCCGGCATGCCAGGATCTACCCCGACCGCGACGGCCAGTGGATCGTCGAGGACCTGGGTTCGACCAACGGCACGTATCTCGACCGCACGCGGCTGACCACCCCGACCCCGATCCCGCTCGGCGCGCCGATCCGCATCGGCAAGACCGTCATCGAGCTGCGGAAGTAG
- a CDS encoding nucleotide disphospho-sugar-binding domain-containing protein has protein sequence MKILFVAGGTSGVIFGIVPLAQAARNAGHEVFMAAPENMMATITGAGIPGVPVSDVPMMDHLVDRRGIRVPIPEDLHERYIFNGRTFGRYAAACLDGLLSLVADWRPDVVVGGALAFAAPLIAGHLGVPYVKQAIDMGEPRTIDLAAAAELGPELERLGMYEMPRTDLFVDICPPSLRPSDALPAQMMRYVPFATQMPVEPWMYTKGDRPRVLVSAGSRVTPESDFDILSGLVDKVGKLDVELLIATPEAVAEKLRPLPDHVRAGWIPLHLVAPTCDLVVHHAGGNTTMGYLSYGVPQVLVPYLPYCVDYSTRLSAYGAATMIDPADDSAENIARVCAEMLATPSYRERAAELAAEVSALPTSADAVRAIERLAAAA, from the coding sequence ATGAAGATTCTCTTTGTTGCGGGAGGCACCTCCGGGGTGATCTTCGGCATCGTCCCGCTGGCCCAGGCCGCCCGCAACGCCGGGCACGAGGTCTTTATGGCCGCCCCCGAGAACATGATGGCGACCATCACGGGCGCCGGGATCCCCGGCGTCCCGGTCTCCGACGTGCCGATGATGGATCACCTCGTCGACCGGCGCGGCATCCGCGTGCCCATCCCCGAGGATCTTCACGAGCGCTACATCTTCAACGGGCGCACGTTCGGCCGCTACGCCGCCGCCTGCCTGGACGGCCTGCTGTCCCTGGTGGCGGACTGGCGTCCGGACGTCGTCGTGGGCGGGGCGCTCGCCTTCGCCGCGCCGCTGATCGCCGGGCACCTGGGCGTGCCGTACGTGAAGCAGGCCATCGACATGGGCGAGCCGCGCACGATCGACCTCGCGGCCGCCGCCGAGCTGGGCCCGGAGCTGGAGCGGCTCGGCATGTACGAGATGCCGCGCACGGATCTGTTCGTCGACATCTGTCCGCCCAGCCTGCGGCCCTCCGACGCGTTGCCCGCGCAGATGATGCGCTACGTGCCGTTCGCCACCCAGATGCCGGTCGAGCCGTGGATGTACACCAAGGGCGACCGGCCGCGGGTGCTGGTGTCGGCCGGCAGCCGGGTCACCCCGGAGTCCGACTTCGACATCCTCAGCGGCCTGGTCGACAAGGTCGGCAAGCTGGACGTAGAGCTGCTCATCGCCACGCCCGAGGCGGTCGCGGAGAAGCTGCGGCCGCTGCCGGACCACGTGCGGGCCGGCTGGATCCCGCTGCACCTGGTGGCCCCGACGTGCGACCTCGTCGTCCACCACGCGGGCGGCAACACGACGATGGGCTACCTCTCGTACGGCGTCCCCCAGGTGCTGGTGCCCTACCTGCCCTACTGCGTCGACTACTCGACGCGGCTCAGCGCGTACGGGGCCGCGACGATGATCGACCCCGCCGACGACAGCGCCGAGAACATCGCGCGCGTCTGCGCCGAGATGCTGGCCACCCCCTCCTACCGCGAGCGGGCCGCGGAGCTGGCCGCCGAGGTGTCCGCGCTGCCCACGTCCGCCGACGCGGTGCGGGCGATCGAGCGGCTCGCCGCCGCGGCCTGA
- a CDS encoding glucose-1-phosphate thymidylyltransferase encodes MKALVLSGGEGTRLRPFTYSMAKQLVPVANKPVLVHCLENLRDIGIEDVGVIVGGHAAQIEATVGDGSQLGLRLTYIRQEAPLGLAHCVALAAGFLGDDDFVMYLGDNVLADGIAEAAEAFRERRPDAQVLVTKVEDPRQYGVAEVDADSRVLALVEKPSAPRSDLAVIGVYFFTAAVHEAVRAIEPSARGELEITDAIQHLVDAGRTVTAREYEGYWKDTGKIDDLLECNREILDRIAGTAADREGAEVDAESILQGPVVLGPGARVVRSRLTGPLVIGAGSVITGSNVGPYTAVGRDCVLEDTGVEDSIILEGAAIKDVRDLQSCVIGRWARVQAPVTATSGSRLIIGDHTRAEVMA; translated from the coding sequence ATGAAAGCACTGGTCCTGTCCGGTGGCGAAGGTACGCGGCTGCGGCCCTTCACCTACTCGATGGCGAAACAACTGGTCCCAGTGGCGAACAAACCCGTCCTGGTGCACTGCCTGGAAAACCTGCGGGACATCGGCATCGAGGACGTGGGCGTCATCGTCGGCGGCCACGCGGCGCAGATCGAGGCCACGGTGGGAGACGGCTCTCAGCTCGGGCTGCGCCTCACCTACATCCGCCAGGAGGCCCCGCTCGGGCTCGCGCACTGCGTGGCCCTCGCCGCCGGCTTCCTCGGCGACGACGACTTCGTGATGTACCTGGGGGACAACGTCCTGGCCGACGGCATCGCCGAGGCCGCCGAGGCCTTCCGCGAGCGCCGCCCCGACGCCCAGGTGCTGGTCACCAAGGTGGAGGACCCGCGCCAGTACGGCGTGGCCGAGGTCGACGCCGACTCCAGGGTGCTCGCCCTCGTGGAGAAGCCGAGCGCGCCGCGCAGCGACCTCGCCGTCATCGGCGTGTACTTCTTCACCGCCGCCGTGCACGAGGCGGTGCGCGCCATCGAGCCCAGCGCCCGCGGCGAACTGGAGATCACCGACGCCATCCAGCACCTGGTGGACGCGGGCCGGACGGTCACCGCCCGCGAGTACGAGGGCTACTGGAAGGACACCGGCAAGATCGACGACCTGCTGGAGTGCAACCGGGAGATCCTCGACCGCATCGCCGGCACCGCCGCCGACCGCGAGGGCGCCGAGGTCGATGCGGAAAGCATTCTGCAGGGGCCCGTCGTCCTCGGGCCGGGCGCCCGCGTCGTCCGGTCCAGGCTCACCGGCCCGCTCGTGATCGGCGCCGGAAGCGTCATCACCGGCAGCAACGTCGGCCCGTACACGGCCGTGGGGCGCGACTGCGTCCTGGAGGACACCGGCGTCGAGGACTCCATCATCCTCGAGGGCGCCGCCATCAAGGACGTCCGCGACCTGCAGAGCTGCGTCATCGGCCGCTGGGCCCGGGTCCAGGCGCCCGTCACGGCCACATCGGGCAGCCGGCTGATCATCGGTGACCACACGCGCGCGGAGGTAATGGCATGA
- a CDS encoding 2-oxoacid:acceptor oxidoreductase subunit alpha translates to MSVTEGHTGPSSPSAEPGPPGPPPGLPGPPAKEVRRLDRVIIRFAGDSGDGMQLTGDRFTSETASFGNDLSTLPNFPAEIRAPAGTLPGVSSFQLHFADHDILTPGDAPDVLVAMNPAALKANLADVPRGGEIIVNTDEFAKRAMAKVGYDTSPLDDGTLDAYNVHPVPLTTLTIEALKDFGLSRKEAERSKNMFALGLLSWMYHRPTEGTEAFLRKKFAKKPQIAEANVAAFRAGWNFGETTEDFAVSYEVAPATAAFPAGTYRNISGNLALSYGLIAAARQADLPLYLGSYPITPASDILHELSRHKNFGVRTFQAEDEIAGIGAALGAAFGGALAVTTTSGPGVALKSETIGLAVSLELPLLIVDIQRGGPSTGLPTKTEQADLLQAMYGRNGEAPVPIVAPKTPADCFDAALDAARIALAYRTPVFLLSDGYLANGSEPWRIPEADELPDLRVQFATGPNHTLADGTEVFWPYKRDPQTLARPWAVPGTPGLEHRIGGIEKQDGTGNISYDPANHDFMVRTRQAKTDGVAVPDLTVDDPSGQARTLVLGWGSTYGPITAAVRRVRAEGGHVAQAHLRHLNPFPANLGDVLATYDTVVVPEMNLGQLATLLRARYLVDVRSYTQVSGMPFKAEQLATVLKEAIDD, encoded by the coding sequence ATGTCCGTCACGGAGGGGCACACCGGCCCGTCGTCGCCGTCCGCAGAGCCCGGCCCGCCGGGCCCGCCGCCGGGCCTGCCGGGCCCACCGGCCAAGGAGGTGCGCCGGCTGGACAGGGTGATCATCCGTTTCGCGGGTGACTCCGGGGACGGCATGCAGCTGACGGGTGACCGTTTCACTTCCGAGACCGCCTCGTTCGGCAACGACCTCTCCACCCTGCCGAACTTCCCCGCCGAGATCAGGGCTCCTGCCGGGACCCTGCCGGGCGTCTCCTCGTTCCAGCTGCACTTCGCCGACCACGACATCCTCACGCCGGGAGATGCCCCCGATGTGCTGGTGGCGATGAACCCGGCGGCACTGAAGGCGAACCTCGCGGACGTGCCCCGGGGCGGCGAGATCATCGTCAACACCGACGAATTCGCCAAACGGGCCATGGCCAAGGTCGGCTACGACACCAGCCCCCTCGACGACGGCACGCTGGATGCCTACAACGTCCATCCGGTGCCGCTGACGACGCTGACGATCGAAGCCCTCAAGGACTTCGGGCTGTCGCGGAAGGAGGCCGAGCGCAGCAAGAACATGTTCGCGCTGGGCCTGCTGTCGTGGATGTATCACCGGCCGACCGAGGGTACCGAGGCGTTCCTGCGGAAGAAGTTCGCGAAGAAGCCGCAGATCGCCGAGGCGAACGTGGCCGCGTTCCGGGCGGGCTGGAACTTCGGCGAGACGACGGAGGACTTCGCCGTCTCGTATGAGGTGGCTCCGGCGACGGCCGCGTTCCCGGCCGGTACGTACCGGAACATCTCCGGGAACCTGGCCCTGTCCTACGGCCTGATCGCCGCCGCCCGGCAGGCCGACCTGCCGCTGTATCTGGGCTCGTACCCGATCACCCCGGCCTCCGACATCCTGCACGAACTCTCCCGGCACAAGAACTTCGGTGTGCGGACGTTCCAGGCCGAGGACGAGATCGCCGGCATCGGCGCCGCCCTCGGTGCAGCGTTCGGTGGTGCGCTGGCGGTGACGACGACGTCGGGGCCGGGTGTGGCGCTGAAGTCGGAGACGATCGGGCTCGCGGTGTCCTTGGAGCTGCCGCTGCTGATCGTCGACATCCAGCGCGGCGGCCCCTCCACCGGCCTGCCGACGAAGACCGAGCAGGCGGATCTGCTGCAGGCGATGTACGGGCGCAACGGCGAAGCGCCGGTGCCCATCGTCGCCCCGAAAACCCCCGCGGACTGCTTCGACGCGGCCCTGGATGCGGCCCGGATCGCCCTGGCCTACCGCACCCCCGTCTTCCTGCTCTCCGACGGCTACCTCGCCAATGGTTCGGAGCCGTGGCGGATCCCCGAGGCGGATGAACTGCCGGATCTTCGGGTGCAGTTCGCCACCGGCCCCAACCACACGCTCGCCGACGGCACGGAGGTGTTCTGGCCGTACAAGCGTGACCCGCAGACCCTGGCCCGCCCGTGGGCCGTCCCGGGCACACCGGGACTGGAACACCGCATCGGCGGGATCGAGAAGCAGGACGGCACGGGCAACATCTCCTACGACCCCGCCAACCACGACTTCATGGTCCGCACCCGCCAAGCCAAAACCGACGGTGTCGCGGTGCCGGACCTCACCGTCGACGACCCCTCCGGGCAGGCCCGCACCCTCGTCCTGGGCTGGGGCTCGACCTACGGACCGATCACCGCAGCCGTCCGCCGCGTCCGCGCGGAAGGCGGCCACGTCGCGCAGGCGCACCTGCGCCATCTCAACCCGTTCCCTGCCAATCTCGGGGACGTGCTCGCGACCTACGACACCGTCGTCGTGCCGGAGATGAACCTCGGCCAGCTCGCCACGCTCCTGCGGGCCCGCTACCTGGTCGACGTCCGCTCCTACACCCAGGTCAGCGGCATGCCGTTCAAGGCCGAGCAGCTCGCCACCGTGCTCAAGGAGGCCATCGATGACTGA
- a CDS encoding MFS transporter → MASPTPSSPAASPPASRGRAALAVLLLASTLTVMAGTILTPVVGVIRGELGVSGTGAGLILTAHGLSLAIASPLVGWTIDRWGLKTPLVAGLLLYGVAGGAGLVTTSYTALIISRFAFGVGAAAVFAGTTVALLALYEGPERDRVAGWRSVAISVGGIIWPLLGGALGGISWHGPFAIYLLGIPVGIAMMFTLPKSLNAKRPGGGGGTITLLRSRPRLLGLYALSLTSSFLLYVLAVFLPQRLAQLGVETPFLVALYTTSTSVAGTLVGLAYAKIKKSLGYIRLLRVSVVLWVAAFLVAGTAGNSVLIVLAPALFGLGMGMSVPALAVMIGETAPPALRGQATSLSGTANFTGQFAAPLVIGPAVGATSIATGFRIAGGIAALSFLLLFLLKDPAPAAAPSAAPKEPADEEGTAAR, encoded by the coding sequence ATGGCATCACCCACCCCGTCATCACCCGCCGCGTCCCCGCCCGCCTCACGCGGCCGGGCCGCCCTGGCCGTACTCCTGCTCGCGTCCACCCTCACCGTCATGGCGGGCACGATCCTCACCCCCGTCGTGGGCGTCATCCGCGGCGAGCTCGGGGTCAGCGGCACCGGTGCCGGTCTGATCCTCACCGCCCACGGCCTGTCCCTGGCGATCGCCAGCCCGCTCGTCGGCTGGACGATCGACCGCTGGGGGCTGAAGACGCCCCTGGTGGCCGGGCTCCTGCTGTACGGCGTCGCGGGCGGCGCCGGGCTGGTCACCACCTCGTACACGGCGCTGATAATCAGCCGCTTCGCGTTCGGCGTGGGCGCGGCCGCGGTCTTCGCCGGTACGACGGTGGCCCTGCTGGCTCTCTACGAAGGGCCGGAGCGGGACCGCGTGGCGGGGTGGCGCTCGGTCGCCATCAGCGTCGGGGGGATCATCTGGCCGCTGCTCGGCGGCGCGCTCGGCGGGATCTCCTGGCACGGCCCCTTCGCGATCTACCTGCTGGGCATCCCGGTCGGCATCGCGATGATGTTCACCCTGCCCAAGAGCCTGAACGCCAAGCGTCCCGGCGGCGGTGGCGGAACGATCACTCTGCTGCGCTCGCGCCCCCGTCTGCTGGGCCTGTACGCCCTGTCGCTCACCAGCTCGTTCCTGCTCTACGTCCTCGCCGTCTTCCTGCCCCAGCGGCTCGCGCAGCTCGGCGTCGAGACGCCGTTCCTGGTCGCGCTGTACACGACGAGCACCTCGGTCGCCGGCACCCTGGTCGGCCTGGCCTACGCGAAGATCAAGAAGAGCCTGGGCTACATCCGGCTGCTGCGGGTCTCCGTCGTCCTGTGGGTGGCCGCCTTCCTGGTCGCCGGGACCGCGGGCAACTCGGTGCTGATCGTCCTGGCCCCGGCGCTGTTCGGGCTCGGCATGGGCATGTCCGTGCCCGCGCTCGCCGTGATGATCGGCGAGACCGCGCCGCCCGCCCTGCGCGGCCAGGCCACGTCCCTGTCGGGCACGGCCAACTTCACCGGTCAGTTCGCCGCGCCGCTGGTGATCGGCCCGGCCGTCGGCGCGACGTCGATCGCCACCGGCTTCCGCATCGCCGGCGGCATCGCCGCGCTGTCGTTCCTGCTGCTGTTCCTCCTGAAGGACCCGGCCCCCGCCGCGGCTCCGTCCGCCGCACCCAAGGAGCCGGCGGACGAGGAGGGCACGGCGGCGCGCTGA
- a CDS encoding FhaA domain-containing protein, producing the protein MGVLKRFEQRLEGLVNGTFAKVFKSEVQPVEIAGALQRECDNNATIWNRDRTVVPNDFIVELSTPDFERLSPYSGQLGDELSGMVRDYAKQQRYTFMGTIKVHLEKADDLDTGLYRVRSRTLAASESQEHQGQQSARPGPARPGGPATHGAGYPAPPSGLPPMPASPPPSTPPGRPAPRTGGQGPAAGVPGAQTRRWIEINGTRHQISRPTLVLGRSTEADVRIDDPGVSRRHCEIRVGTPATIQDLGSTNGIVVDGQHTTRATLRDGSRIVVGSTTIVYRQAEG; encoded by the coding sequence GTGGGAGTACTGAAGCGCTTCGAGCAGCGTCTCGAGGGTCTCGTGAACGGCACCTTCGCCAAGGTGTTCAAGTCCGAGGTGCAGCCGGTCGAGATCGCCGGCGCGCTGCAGCGCGAGTGCGACAACAACGCCACCATCTGGAACCGTGACCGCACCGTCGTCCCGAACGACTTCATCGTGGAGCTGAGCACCCCGGACTTCGAGCGGCTCAGCCCGTACTCGGGACAGCTCGGCGATGAGCTCTCCGGCATGGTCCGCGACTACGCCAAGCAGCAGCGGTACACCTTCATGGGGACCATCAAGGTCCACCTGGAGAAGGCGGACGACCTCGACACCGGGCTGTACCGGGTGCGCAGCCGCACCCTCGCCGCCAGCGAGTCGCAGGAGCACCAAGGCCAGCAGAGCGCACGCCCCGGTCCGGCGCGCCCGGGCGGCCCCGCCACGCACGGCGCGGGCTATCCGGCACCGCCGTCCGGGCTGCCGCCCATGCCCGCGTCGCCGCCGCCCTCCACGCCCCCGGGCCGGCCCGCGCCGCGCACGGGCGGCCAGGGTCCCGCGGCAGGCGTGCCCGGAGCCCAGACCCGGCGCTGGATCGAGATCAACGGCACCCGGCACCAGATCTCCCGACCCACCCTCGTGCTGGGCCGCAGCACCGAGGCGGACGTACGGATCGACGACCCCGGCGTCTCGCGCCGGCACTGCGAAATCCGCGTCGGCACCCCCGCGACCATTCAGGACCTGGGGTCGACCAACGGCATCGTGGTGGACGGACAGCACACCACTCGCGCTACGCTCCGCGACGGCTCACGGATCGTCGTGGGCAGCACCACCATCGTTTATCGGCAAGCCGAAGGGTGA
- a CDS encoding class I SAM-dependent methyltransferase — MAEQTQEQQAQALSPDEVGEVYDEKGWLWEIFMGQNLHIGWWDDEAPETDPKDRLTDVLIEQVGLRSGQHLLDIGCGQGRPALRLAEASGGEVTGITVSAEQVAAGTEAAAGAGLADRVRFALADVSELPYADGEFDAAWAMESLMYLGDRPAALREIARVLKPGGVFVLSDYVESAELDEEWRKVLLEGFTVGSLPTADQYVEMIAGAGLAVERNFDATAHLRRSAARIDQLVADNYDKVVEKGGLQFAEEFKEMIGRVSKLERDMLGYSVITVRKPLA; from the coding sequence ATGGCGGAGCAGACGCAGGAGCAGCAGGCGCAGGCCCTGTCGCCGGACGAGGTCGGCGAGGTCTACGACGAGAAGGGCTGGCTCTGGGAGATCTTCATGGGCCAGAACCTGCACATCGGCTGGTGGGACGACGAGGCTCCGGAGACCGACCCGAAGGACCGGCTCACGGACGTCCTCATCGAGCAGGTCGGGCTGCGGTCCGGGCAGCACCTCCTGGACATCGGCTGCGGCCAGGGCCGCCCGGCGCTGCGGCTGGCCGAGGCCAGTGGCGGTGAGGTCACCGGCATCACGGTGAGCGCGGAGCAGGTCGCGGCCGGCACGGAGGCGGCGGCCGGGGCGGGCCTCGCGGACCGGGTGCGGTTCGCGCTGGCGGACGTGTCGGAACTGCCCTACGCGGACGGCGAGTTCGACGCGGCCTGGGCGATGGAGTCGCTGATGTACCTGGGCGACCGGCCCGCCGCGCTGCGCGAGATCGCGCGGGTGCTCAAGCCCGGCGGGGTGTTCGTGCTGTCCGACTACGTCGAGTCGGCCGAACTGGACGAGGAGTGGCGCAAGGTCCTGCTGGAGGGCTTCACGGTGGGCTCGCTGCCGACCGCGGACCAGTACGTCGAGATGATCGCCGGGGCGGGGCTGGCCGTCGAGCGGAACTTCGACGCGACCGCGCACCTGCGGCGCTCCGCGGCGCGGATCGACCAGCTCGTGGCGGACAACTACGACAAGGTCGTGGAGAAGGGCGGGCTGCAGTTCGCCGAGGAGTTCAAGGAGATGATCGGCCGGGTCTCGAAGCTGGAGCGGGACATGCTCGGCTACTCGGTGATCACGGTCCGCAAGCCGCTCGCCTGA